A single genomic interval of Nymphalis io chromosome 30, ilAglIoxx1.1, whole genome shotgun sequence harbors:
- the LOC126779873 gene encoding uncharacterized protein LOC126779873 isoform X1, with amino-acid sequence MMFSMGKCSDRSRSGTESEAGGLVKTSLPSDEVASAVAAVSDEIGDILKDELGEAELADLNAEFDLLVELADAPQEDFQSLFEIAIGHRASGSGSSSSSWSGARGGRSRRPHRPQRVSRRRPIAKGKEMCRRRSAVARRAASLRVRRVEVVSDASDVGADSDSDDQWTELDNSGSTDTSSGKEMGGLDVDCPSYQHKGSQVEPPAMGQFLLPLLSADPTAPDPEHFLIRHEDILQLLASAEDSVRDDMPLEDDAAMDSAPDMLSGDIYDCEEPVVTPEDEAALLHFVCEAEQAINSKEIPFKPVEEWLLGVYHSWCEISALMYTLIGTNMSVDMVKSDWSYRARFGCHCRLCLSLANNASALHRFLAALLADLAHGGNTASIGANIVRALRLTPGRDSRPADWDLQRLQRVKVCDDGASIIQNHLIRLARENEVADQIVNSICLCRVYERPFDKQYAMERLCKLLDNFKSASSITFKVEMVPEEGSGDSGAAQAAWSEAARARLARCLAPHQRRSTSERLAHMAARTAPHDLSAWSGYKHRCDCLTPRTLCAQQRKQLLRISFFGMMQAVNEFNGTKDLLDKAIDSKPDSSSRELQQGDGTGAKPPDSFDDRLSKSNSGLDMSDSNFTDDLDDSSSSPSSSSGSGGGRLCRSVRRLMRSIAAIERLMDRVLRHCDRWTDRDARRRVHAGLSEVDRKLMAMYRRLPDVHRRQLQLYRKQKRLSTVCTQLVGGPAPAPPPPGSPPPAPALAPCRLLCPEYHLQRFKEVRRKVMHMRDQQLYYHRLRMWLEDQLRQERNGLPDCNMTDLPKRKRRNLSPKLQKMASAPKRKLKPQLSQAIIRPHKILQMLKSKVSHHNQDVKSPYKEIDSAKSEAEPPEAFPLDKEENISDTETIVGERETGDICKEMKECLAKFASFALNSPEGNQRDEYDMQTELDSKYPESVSPPLQEMSPTTSEPIPVYGQKSQRIIAVNKIFNKDDKVIDFQSQVPEMNVPLNARAPARDASETKETENNEEKDDDEVDVFKYVIFGLKIKKAMEECQNIINSYNKDAKKRDDEEPPTLEQIVEVMLTLDKNSAEFLEKMDADDPIDMNAAMSKLSELVENMPQTLANMPEIASKLSEFANASTELPEFASIMNSLPDVNNDAQLTPETLKQIRDLKLSKRDNIKVTKNTAKRKINRRYKTDDDVFEFEGITEILKDEKDLQNIMKNKNNKDDFKDFLFSTSAQVVINKAFDYLKQNKSPELSKFLEEGKELLFLPRNSLNSEMYSKASTLFDNSVKDALSMTELRDIVKSRFNSWKHNVATKLKSIPIDILENEIEVMLDKFYSSIQDLASKQSNSESDKIIEKIDELNRNNDDSDNEGCSASKETLKQITKLLSTFAGNTLDLLIVKLSKMSDDKKSAVKSLKFKYLDVVRRCAESQQLVTWIFLDPEIAINVIQELTGLEVRKLDNAPDFSTMASDRKIDYFMNRLKETNRQYMETLPKRGLTGDEWLVMLYRLEQLEDMLRESFSKMGPPTKVVQTQASEAEILAARGLSKIIGKANVRIVKKTNQEAPKPVKKEEIPPNNEEDDKKCKSYALLAKCEAVLTSKGEKSLLDSFNAIKSYITQGLPVPETHKKHVITICSSIDAKLLDIEETLKSDKVETDLKDKSDLSLIDSDTELVAKYSAQALRNVKQTLNAVAFRNISRNGQTKSESDVCDTPKNSCKWTNDCVCDACKDSDVSSVCLGDIVKCYDDKSKNVLDDKKREKKVVQKTKQPAKACENGNHQQHVCKVGHGSCAGEGPADQPCNCCYCTVFGHAPPLTTPVPRNFNETRERLRSILNKKKQKCKTNGELESTPERSPPQLPSAPQTPQTPLTPQQSSTPPALPKTLPPTLTPAQAQQKRQAIENQQKQLADKMAKMVVTEKPEIKPKLQALQRSIPVQVNLQAALKAEGKVNASAMEQIRLQHYKQQQQAQMQQQMQQQQAQQQQGQQQQQQQQNKPEPIYDLPIHNKPTLTPEQQQQIRDQQQERHDALVRQHQMQIHKQHHLQIQKEYQMRQQQKQILKHQQQQQQQQQQQQQQQQQQQQQQKQQQQQQQQQQQQQQQQQQQQLLLQQQQKQQQQQQLQQQQQMRQSRQQQNTASISSRDTSVFSTSSGCSGGSCWRGRGGCNNRAEDPRDLDALLQYIEGPARHVDRGKKRAKKQRQKAKKTESRLESQLEQLRRELSGARATHGALHAAHGAAARDLHAARAALAALAGRKKGKKQKLNPAQQAKMQLVAEKLGDCTALFNTTAKELQIAERRVVDLSNRLNECQRNLAEARALQGKEVEVDVRQRPREIEPEIESIHRAIPATISDELTVLKMSETPRSQAQKQTESQKKQSWEQAIAHINQLAKGSMKEKKRQKEPQPQTQPQPQPQPKSEARPKEKKVTPPVVEPQPMSNKQRKLLARQQAEEEEKKKQQQQEAKVKKEKKPEPLKVENTKKEKKDTKKEEPKKKKEEKKDVKKEDKKGKENKQEVKATPSAKTKATQQQQQQQQQQQQSKKEKKKEGQVKPQVINITPDTTLEIVTKKNQSANEPEKPASCSIMEQLSSGVQVADLKLPPGITLTRVQPNEKKEAPVIKSVPLWAHSALPSAPTPAPRAPPVIAADPARLLFSAHAPREPPKTIIIPEQPPQPTGKSKKAKKKAKKAAAEANDQKHEGAKMVTLRNPMFHPNLPPVQIANPAQNKAEIRIPDPIPMPPAPCQATITPTSNGMYTIRNPLMSMMHQQNLMGIRSQNPQMAPAFNQPQYNYVNPNVYTPQAYVEPARNSPKIPENDFQHRIMNLASFTQKNDEGYSLFKTPDENPQKSFLTPEYFDDQAPKVVSPNPIGTRPDHNRNYENDSLFANPIQRPEPIGTPLKKDDEKQYSGLYTPFGHEDRNVFRNALFNDKQEPNAHSKVDDSSPYVNGELPYFQRLRAGSKLNNEVTIHYVTDSKFYKGQEACVRDESLFSRPQPRAWPDPHSHSVQSSVSSMTCESACDSGGTSPPQHRPESSVFLPDRSITNLSSLEVSEREIESFKRFDFYFEPPQHKPKVQLDVRDIAAALRHNQK; translated from the exons CAGGTGGAACCTCCGGCGATGGGCCAATTCCTGTTGCCGCTTCTCAGTGCTGATCCGACCGCTCCAGATCCTGAGCACTTTCTGATCCGACACGAGGATATACTGCAG CTTCTTGCCTCTGCAGAGGACAGTGTCCGGGACGATATGCCTCTCGAAGATGACGCAGCTATGGACTCGGCGCCTGACAT GTTGAGCGGTGATATATATGACTGCGAGGAGCCAGTCGTGACGCCGGAAGACGAGGCAGCGCTTTTGCATTTCGTTTGTG AAGCTGAGCAAGCGATTAACTCAAAGGAGATACCATTCAAGCCCGTTGAGGAATGGTTGTTAGGCGTTTATCATTCTTGGTGTGAAATAAGTGCACTGATGTACACACTTATCGGGACCAATAT GAGCGTGGATATGGTGAAGTCGGACTGGTCGTATCGAGCGCGCTTCGGCTGCCACTGCCGGCTGTGCCTGTCGCTGGCCAACAACGCGTCAGCGCTGCACCGCTTCCTCGCAGCGCTGCTCGCCGACCTCGCGCACG GTGGTAACACGGCGTCCATTGGTGCGAACATAGTTCGAGCGCTCCGTCTCACTCCGGGCAGGGATAGTCGGCCAGCGGACTGGGATCTCCAGAGGCTACAGCGCGTCAAAGTTTGCGACGACG GTGCCTCAATTATTCAGAATCATCTAATAAGGTTAGCGCGAGAGAATGAAGTGGCTGATCAGATCGTCAACAGCATCTGTCTGTGTCGAGTCTACGAACGACCGTTTGATAAGCA atATGCAATGGAGAGGTTGTGCAAGTTGTTGGATAATTTTAAGAGCGCTTCATCTATtacttttaag GTCGAGATGGTTCCAGAGGAGGGCTCGGGAGACTCGGGCGCGGCGCAGGCTGCGTGGAGCGAGGCGGCGCGGGCCAGGCTGGCGCGCTGCCTGGCGCCGCACCAGCGACGGTCCACCAGCGAGCGCCTCGCGCACATGGCCGCGCGCACCGCGCCGCACGACC TGAGCGCGTGGTCCGGCTACAAGCATCGCTGCGACTGTCTCACGCCGAGGACTCTGTGCGCTCAACAACGAAAGCAGCTGCTGAG AATATCATTCTTCGGTATGATGCAAGCTGTGAACGAGTTCAACGGGACTAAGGATTTGTTGGATAAG gcGATAGATTCGAAGCCTGATAGTTCAAGCAGGGAGTTGCAGCAAGGGGACGGAACGGGTGCCAA GCCTCCCGATTCGTTCGACGATCGTTTGAGCAAGTCGAACTCTGGTTTGGATATGAGCGACTCGAATTTCACGGATGACCTTGACGATA GCTCGTCGTCGCCGTCGTCGTCGTCGGGCTCGGGCGGCGGGCGGCTGTGCCGCTCGGTGCGGCGCCTCATGCGCTCCATCGCCGCCATCGAGCGCCTCATGGACCGCGTGCTGCGCCACTGCGACCGCTGGACCGACCGCGACGCCAG ACGCCGCGTGCACGCCGGTCTGTCGGAGGTGGACCGGAAGCTGATGGCGATGTATCGACGTCTCCCCGATGTGCACCGACGACAGTTGCAGCTCTATCGGAAGCAAAAGAGATTATCCACG GTGTGCACGCAGCTGGTGGGCgggcccgcgcccgcgccgccgccgcccggctcgccgccgcccgcgcccgcgctcGCGCCGTGCCGCCTGCTGTGCCCCGAGTACCACCTGCAGCGCTTCAAGGAG GTTCGTCGCAAGGTGATGCACATGCGAGATCAGCAGCTGTACTACCATCGGCTGAGAATGTGGCTCGAGGACCAGCTGCGACAGGAAAGGAACGG cTTACCAGATTGCAACATGACAGATCTACCGAAACGGAAGCGTCGTAATTTAAGTCCAAAATTACAGAAAATGGCGTCAGCTCCAAAACGGAAGTTAAAGCCTCAACTGTCTCAAGCGATTATCAGACctcataaaatattacaaatgctcAAAAGTAAAGTATCCCACCATAATCAAGACGTAAAGTCCCCCTACAAAGAAATAGATAGCGCTAAATCAGAGGCGGAACCGCCGGAAGCGTTCCCATTAGACAAGGAAGAGAATATAAGCGATACGGAAACGATAGTAGGTGAAAGAGAGACAGGGGATATTTGCAAAGAAATGAAAGAATGTCTGGCTAAATTCGCAAGTTTTGCTCTGAACAGTCCGGAGGGTAATCAGAGAGATGAATACGATATGCAAACAGAATTGGACAGTAAATATCCAGAGTCAGTGAGTCCACCGTTGCAAGAAATGTCGCCGACCACTTCCGAACCGATTCCGGTTTACGGGCAAAAATCTCAAAGGATCATagcagttaataaaatattcaataaagatGACAAAGTCATAGATTTCCAATCTCAAGTTCCAGAAATGAATGTTCCGTTAAACGCGAGAGCGCCAGCAAGGGACGCAAGTGAAACGAAAGAGACAGAGAACAACGAAGAGAAGGACGACGATGAGGTTGACGTGTTCAAATACGTCATTTTcggtttgaaaattaaaaaagcaatggaggaatgtcaaaatataatcaattcttataataaagaCGCGAAGAAGAGAGATGACGAAGAACCTCCCACTCTAGAACAAATCGTTGAAGTTATGCTGACACTAGACAAGAATTCTGCTGAGTTTCTGGAAAAAATGGACGCAGACGATCCAATAGATATGAATGCTGCTATGTCTAAACTATCAGAGTTAGTCGAAAACATGCCGCAAACGTTAGCGAACATGCCGGAAATTGCATCGAAATTATCCGAATTCGCAAACGCTAGCACCGAACTACCGGAATTCGCGTCCATCATGAACAGCTTGCCGGACGTAAATAATGACGCTCAGTTAACGCCGGAAACGCTGAAACAGATACGCGATTTGAAACTTTCCAAGCGTGACAACATAAAAGTTACCAAAAACACTGCCAAGCGTAAAATAAACCGTAGATATAAGACTGATGATGATGTTTTCGAATTTGAAGGTATCACTGAAATACTAAAAGACGAAAAAGATTTGCAGAATATCatgaagaataaaaataataaggacGATTTCAAGGATTTCCTATTTTCTACATCAGCTCAAGTAGTTATTAATAAGGCCTTCGATTATCTTAAGCAGAATAAGAGTCCGGAGCTCTCGAAGTTTCTAGAAGAAGGCAAGGAGCTACTTTTTTTGCCGCGTAATAGTTTAAATTCTGAAATGTATTCGAAAGCTTCCACTTTGTTCGATAATTCGGTTAAGGATGCGCTGAGTATGACCGAGTTGAGGGATATAGTTAAATCGAGGTTCAATTCGTGGAAACACAACGTCGCCACTAAACTCAAAAGTATACCAATCGATATATTAGAGAATGAAATCGAAGTTATGTTAGATAAATTCTATTCATCCATTCAAGATCTCGCTTCGAAGCAATCCAACAGCGAAAGCGATAAGATAATTGAAAAGATAGACGAACTCAACAGGAACAATGATGATTCAGATAACGAAGGCTGTTCAGCTTCGAAggaaacattaaaacaaataactaaattactAAGCACTTTCGCTGGCAACACTCTGGATCTACTAATAGTTAAATTGTCCAAAATGTCAGATGATAAAAAATCCGCTGTGAAGAGTCTCAAATTTAAATACTTGGATGTAGTCAGACGTTGCGCTGAATCACAGCAGTTAGTTACCTGGATATTTCTAGATCCAGAAATAGCTATAAATGTTATACAGGAATTGACAGGGTTAGAAGTAAGGAAGTTGGACAATGCGCCTGATTTTTCGACGATGGCCAGTGATAGGAAGATAGATTATTTCATGAATCGCTTGAAGGAAACGAATCGACAGTACATGGAGACATTACCCAAGAGAGGTTTGACTGGTGACGAATGGCTTGTGATGCTGTACAGATTAGAACAATTGGAGGACATGTTGAGGGAATCGTTTTCTAAAATGGGACCACCCACCAAAGTCGTGCAAACGCAAGCCAGCGAAGCGGAGATCCTAGCAGCACGGGGTCTGAGTAAAATTATCGGCAAAGCGAACGTTCGAATCGTCAAGAAGACGAACCAAGAAGCGCCGAAACCTGTTAAGAAAGAAGAAATACCGCCCAATAACGAGGAAGACGATAAGAAATGCAAAAGTTACGCTTTGTTAGCGAAATGCGAAGCGGTGCTAACGTCAAAGGGCGAAAAATCACTCTTAGATAGTTTCAACGCTATCAAGTCATACATAACACAAGGCCTTCCCGTCCCGGAAACTCACAAGAAACACGTTATCACGATTTGCTCAAGCATCGACGCTAAATTACTAGACATTGAGGAAACGCTTAAATCGGACAAAGTAGAAACTGATTTGAAAGACAAAAGCGATCTTTCGCTAATCGATTCGGACACGGAATTAGTCGCGAAATATTCAGCCCAAGCGCTGAGAAATGTGAAGCAGACGTTGAACGCGGTCGCCTTCAGGAACATCTCGAGGAACGGCCAGACGAAGTCGGAGAGCGACGTGTGTGATACGCCAAAGAACAGCTGCAAGTGGACGAACGACTGCGTCTGCGACGCGTGCAAGGATTCGGACGTGTCGTCCGTTTGCTTGGGCGATATTGTGAAGTGCTACGATGACAAAAGCAAGAACGTTCTAGATGATAAGAAGAGGGAGAAGAAGGTGGTACAGAAGACGAAACAGCCGGCGAAGGCCTGCGAGAATGGGAACCATCAGCAGCATGTGTGTAAAG TTGGCCACGGAAGCTGTGCTGGCGAAGGCCCTGCTGACCAGCCCTGCAACTGCTGCTACTGCACCGTGTTCGGCCATGCG CCGCCGTTAACAACACCGGTGCCGCGTAATTTCAACGAGACGAGGGAAAGATTACGgtctatattaaataagaagAAGCAGAAATGTAAAacgaat GGAGAATTGGAATCTACCCCAGAGCGGTCGCCTCCGCAGCTCCCGTCGGCTCCGCAAACTCCTCAAACCCCGCTGACCCCGCAACAATCTTCAACACCCCCA GCTCTCCCCAAGACTCTTCCACCGACGCTCACACCTGCGCAGGCGCAGCAGAAACGACAGGCGATCGAGAATCAACAGAAGCAACTAGCTGATAAAATGGCGAAGATGGTAGTGACTGAGAAACCAGAAATCAAACCaaag ttgCAGGCACTCCAGCGCTCAATACCCGTCCAGGTGAATTTGCAGGCGGCGTTGAAAGCTGAGGGTAAAGTGAATGCTAGCGCGATGGAACAGATCCGATTGCag CATTATAAACAGCAGCAGCAGGCTCAAATGCAACAGCAGATGCAACAACAGCAAGCCCAGCAGCAGCAAGGACAACAACAGcagcaacaacaacaaaataaacCTGAACCCATATATGACTTGCCGATACACAACAAACCAACTCTAACGCCTGAACAGCAACAACAAATTAGGGATCAACAG caAGAAAGACACGACGCATTGGTCCGACAACATCAGATGCAAATTCATAAACAGCACCACCTGCAGATACAGAAGGAATACCAGATGAGACAACAgcaaaaacaaatactaaaacaCCAACAGcaacagcagcagcagcagcagcagcaacagcagcagcagcagcagcagcagcaacaACAGAAGCAGCAACAAcaacagcagcagcagcaacaacaacagcagcagcagcagcagcagcagcagctgTTACTGCAGCAACAACAGAAGCAGCAGCAACAACAACAACTACAGCAGCAGCAGCAAATGCGACAAAGTCGACAGCAACAGAACACGGCTTCAATATCAAGTAGAGATACTAGCGTGTTCTCAACTAGCTCCGGTTGTTCTGG tggatCGTGTtggcggggtcgcggtggttGCAATAACAGAGCGGAAGACCCTCGAGATCTAGACGCGCTCCTGCAGTACATCGAGGGTCCAGCGAGGCACGTGGACAGGGGGAAGAAACGAGCCAAGAAACAGCGGCAGAAAGCCAAGAAG ACGGAGTCCCGGCTGGAGAGCCAGCTGGAGCAGCTGCGGCGCGAGCTGAGCGGCGCGCGCGCCACGCACGGCGCGCTGCACGCCGCGCACGGCGCCGCCGCGCGGGACCTGcacgccgcgcgcgccgcgctcgCCGCGCTCGCCGGCCGCAAGAAAG GCAAAAAGCAGAAATTAAATCCGGCTCAGCAGGCGAAGATGCAACTGGTAGCGGAGAAGCTCGGTGACTGTACCGCTCTCTTCAATACCACAGCCAAG GAGCTGCAAATAGCGGAGCGACGCGTGGTGGATCTCTCCAACCGGCTGAACGAGTGCCAGCGCAACCTGGCCGAGGCGCGCGCGCTGCAGGGGAAGGAGGTCGAGGTCGACGTGCGCCAGCGACCG cgaGAGATAGAACCGGAAATCGAATCGATACATCGAGCCATACCCGCCACAATTTCCGACGAGCTCACCG TATTGAAAATGTCTGAAACTCCTCGAAGTCAAGCGCAGAAACAGACGGAAAGTCAAAAGAAACAATCGTGGGAGCAAGCAATTGCGCACATCAACCAACTAGCTAAGGGATCCATGAAAGAGAAG AAGAGGCAGAAAGAACCGCAACCGCAAACACAGCCGCAGCCGCAGCCGCAGCCGAAATCGGAAGCGAGACCCAAGGAGAAAAAAGTTACACCGCCGGTTGTCGAACCCCAACCTATGTCGAATAAACAGAGGAAATTGTTAGCTAGGCAACAG GCAGAGGAGGAGGAGAAAAAGAAACAGCAACAACAAGAAGCGAAGGTCAAGAAAGAGAAGAAACCGGAACCACTGAAAGTAGAAAACACTAAGAAGGAAAAGAAAGATACAAAGAAGGAAGAGCCGAAGAAGAAGAAAGAAGAAAAGAAAGACGTTAAGAAAGAAGATAAGAAGGGTAAAGAGAATAAACAGGAAGTGAAAG CAACACCATCAGCTAAAACGAAAGCCACCCAACAGCAACAGCAACAACAACAGCAGCAACAGCAATCAAAAAAGGAAAAGAAGAAGGAAGGTCAAGTTAAACctcaagttataaatataacccCGGACACGACATTAGAGATTGTAACTAAAAAG aacCAAAGTGCAAATGAGCCGGAGAAGCCAGCATCTTGCAGCATTATGGAGCAACTTAGTAGCGGCGTACAA GTTGCGGATCTCAAACTACCGCCCGGTATTACGTTGACACGTGTTCAACCGAACGAAAAGAAGGAAGCGCCCGTCATTAAGTCTGTC CCGCTGTGGGCGCACAGCGCGCTGCCGAGCGCGCCCACGccggcgccgcgcgcgccgcccgtcATCGCGGCCGACCCCGCGCGCCTGCTGTTCTCCGCGCACGCGCCCCGCG AACCACCAAAAACGATAATCATACCGGAGCAACCGCCCCAGCCGACTGGGAAATCGAAAAAGGCAAAGAAGAAGGCTAAAAAAGCCGCAGCGGAAGCGAATGACCAAAAACACGAGGGTGCCAAAATGGTCACCCTACGCAACCCCATGTTCCATCCCAATCTGCCCCCTGTTCAGATTGCGAACCCTGCTCAAAATAAGGCTGAAATACGGATCCCCGATCCCATCCCGATGCCGCCCGCCCCCTGCCAGGCCACTATCACCCCCACCTCCAACGGGATGTACACCATACGGAACCCGTTAATGTCGATGATGCACCAGCAGAACCTGATGGGTATCAGAAGTCAGAATCCCCAAATGGCGCCTGCCTTCAACCAACCCCAGTACAACTACGTCAATCCGAACGTGTACACGCCTCAGGCGTACGTGGAGCCCGCACGAAACTCCCCCAAAATACCAGAAAACGATTTCCAGCACCGCATCATGAATTTGGCGTCGTTTACTCAAAAGAACGACGAAGGGTACTCCCTTTTTAAAACTCCGGACGAAAATCCGCAAAAGAGTTTTCTAACGCCCGAATATTTCGACGATCAGGCCCCCAAAGTCGTGTCACCGAATCCGATAGGCACCAGACCGGACCACAATCGGAACTACGAAAACGATTCCCTGTTCGCGAATCCGATCCAGCGGCCGGAGCCAATCGGCACCCCCCTAAAAAAAGACGACGAGAAACAGTACAGTGGGCTGTACACCCCCTTCGGGCACGAGGACCGGAACGTCTTCAGAAACGCGCTGTTCAACGACAAGCAAGAACCGAACGCGCATTCAAAAGTCGACGACTCCAGTCCCTACGTGAACGGAGAACTGCCGTACTTCCAGAGACTACGGGCTGGCTCGAAGCTGAACAACGAAGTGACGATACACTACGTCACGGACTCGAAGTTCTACAAAGGGCAG GAGGCGTGCGTGCGCGACGAGTCGCTGTTCTCCCGCCCGCAGCCGCGCGCGTGGCCCGACCCGCACAGCCACA GTGTCCAATCGTCTGTGAGTTCGATGACGTGCGAGAGTGCCTGCGACAGCGGCGGGACTTCGCCCCCACAACACAGACCTG aATCCAGCGTTTTCCTACCAGATCGCAGCATCACAAATCTATCATCTCTGGAAGTTTCTGAACGTGAGATCGAATCGTTCAAGCGTTTCGACTTCTATTTCGAGCCGCCCCAGCACAAGCCGAAGGTCCAGCTCGACGTGCGCGACATAGCGGCCGCGCTGAGACACAACCAGAAATAG